The sequence below is a genomic window from Bacillota bacterium.
ACAAGCCCGTCAGGGAGATCGCCCTCGAGCCCGTAGCCTACCTCGAACCGCACGGCGCGGTCCTGCTCGGAGATGAGGAGCAGAAGGCCGTTATCGCTTGCTCTCTCTCCTATGCCCCATTCTTCGAACAGCCGGACCGCATACTCCTCCACCGACACACCGCCCAGATCCCTCACGACTACCACCGCAAACTGGACCCCGGTTGCAGATTCCAGGGCCAGCAGCTTGGCTTCGATCTGGTCGCGTTCAGCCGGAGTGAGCATCCTTGCGAGGTCATTCATGAGCCTGGGCGGTGAGGGCCGCCCGGGATAGACTGGCTCCGCAAGCCCCGCGGTGGACACCGCCAGCATGAGGAGAACGAAGGAGACCAGAAGGACGGCAGCCCTCCTGCGCATGATCATAACCTCCCGCTAGAACTAGAACTTGACTTGCGGGGCCGTCCTCGCGCCCTCCTGTGCCTCAAACAACATATGCGGGGTAATGCCTTTCATCCCCGACACTATGCTGTTGGGGAAGACTCTGATCTTGACGTTGAAGGCGCGCACTTTCTCGTTGTACCTTCCCCTCGCCACGGCGATCCGGTTCTCGGTCCCTGCGAGCTCGTCCATGAGCTGCCGGAAACTGGCGTCTGCCTTGAGCTCAGGGTAGTTCTCGACCACTACCAAGAGCCTGCCCAGGGCACCCTCCAGGGCATTACTGGCCTCGATCTTCTCGGACATGCTCCGAGCACCACCAAGCCTGGCGCGGGCATCCGCAACCGCCTGGAACACCGCGCTTTCGTGCGCGGCGTACCCTTTCACAGTCTCCACGAGGTTCGGGATCAGGTCATATCTGCGCTGTAGCTGGTTCTCCACTTCCGCCCACGATGCCCGGACGTCTTCGTCGGAGCGGATTATCGCGTTCGAG
It includes:
- a CDS encoding LemA family protein; this translates as MRKVGLLVVLIIVLLVIFVGGSYISISNAIIRSDEDVRASWAEVENQLQRRYDLIPNLVETVKGYAAHESAVFQAVADARARLGGARSMSEKIEASNALEGALGRLLVVVENYPELKADASFRQLMDELAGTENRIAVARGRYNEKVRAFNVKIRVFPNSIVSGMKGITPHMLFEAQEGARTAPQVKF